The following are encoded in a window of Saccharothrix longispora genomic DNA:
- a CDS encoding peptidylprolyl isomerase → MKTLAAAALLLGTLLTGGVAQAAPGTDPGTTPGPCGYAATPDDPAARPVPLPPDPRRTPDRGHPVVLLATNQGPVPLVLDRAQAPCTTQSFLHLVREHFHDRTTCHRLTAYPTLKVLQCGDPSGTGEGGPGYRYRDELPTSLPPAPNDPTGERRTYPRGTLAMANAGPDTNGSQFFLVTADSVLRPNYTVFGRVTDAGLATLDRVAAGGVAPNPDSELDGRPALRTDIRLALRLL, encoded by the coding sequence GTGAAGACTCTCGCGGCGGCAGCGCTCCTGCTCGGCACCCTGCTCACCGGCGGGGTCGCGCAGGCCGCGCCCGGTACCGACCCCGGCACGACCCCCGGTCCCTGCGGCTACGCGGCGACACCGGACGACCCGGCCGCGCGCCCGGTGCCCCTGCCGCCGGACCCGCGCCGCACCCCCGACCGCGGCCACCCCGTCGTGCTGCTCGCGACGAACCAGGGCCCGGTGCCGCTGGTCCTCGACCGGGCGCAGGCCCCGTGCACCACCCAGAGCTTCCTGCACCTGGTGCGCGAGCACTTCCACGACCGCACGACGTGCCACCGGCTGACCGCCTACCCGACGTTGAAGGTGCTCCAGTGCGGCGACCCGTCGGGCACCGGGGAGGGCGGCCCCGGCTACCGCTACCGGGACGAGCTGCCCACCTCGCTGCCGCCCGCGCCGAACGACCCGACCGGTGAGCGCCGCACCTACCCGCGCGGCACGCTCGCGATGGCCAACGCGGGTCCCGACACCAACGGCAGCCAGTTCTTCCTGGTCACGGCCGACTCGGTGCTGCGGCCGAACTACACGGTCTTCGGCCGCGTCACCGACGCGGGCCTGGCCACCCTGGACCGCGTCGCGGCGGGCGGCGTCGCGCCGAACCCGGACAGCGAGCTGGACGGCCGCCCCGCGCTGCGCACGGACATCCGCCTGGCGCTGCGCCTGCTGTGA
- the paaZ gene encoding phenylacetic acid degradation bifunctional protein PaaZ, with protein sequence MAKLRSYVSGRWHTPDAEGAPLHDAVTGEEITRISSAGIDMAAALDHGRRVGGPALRELTFHQRAALLKALASHLREHRDELYALSARTGATRADSLVDVDGGIGVLFGYASKGKRELPNDTVHVDGAVEPLSRGGTFVGQHVCTPLRGVAVQINAFNFPVWGPLEKFAPAFLAGVPSLVKPASQTAYVTEKLVELVIASGLLPEGSLQLVSGGAGDLLDHLTPQDLVGFTGSASTAQLLRTHPAVIRHGVRFNAEADSLNCSILGPDAVEGTPEFDLFVKQLVTEMTAKAGQKCTAIRRALVPSNLLDAVAEAASARLAKVVIGNPANETVRMGALAGLEQREEVRRSLKALLEVGEVVHGSPDRVDVVDADAERGAFLSPVLLKADPDHAQPHEVEAFGPVSTLMAYDGVEHAVELAARGSGSLVGSVVTHDADFAREVVLGLAPWHGRVLVLDRDDAKESTGHGSPLPALVHGGPGRAGGGEELGGIRGVLHHMQRTAVQGSPRVLGAVTGRWVAGAPRTESDVHPFRKSLRELRVGDSVVAGPRAVTLADVEHFAEFTGDTFYAHTDEEAATANPFFGGRVAHGYLVVSFAAGLFVSPEPGPVLANYGLENLRFLTPTFPGDELTVTLTAKQITPREDQDYGEVRWDADVVNQKGESVAKYDVLTLVAKR encoded by the coding sequence ATGGCCAAGTTGCGCAGCTACGTGTCCGGACGCTGGCACACCCCGGACGCCGAGGGCGCACCGCTGCACGACGCCGTGACCGGCGAGGAGATCACCAGGATCTCCTCGGCCGGCATCGACATGGCAGCGGCCCTGGACCACGGCAGGCGCGTCGGCGGCCCGGCGCTGCGGGAGCTGACGTTCCACCAGCGCGCCGCCCTGCTCAAGGCGCTGGCCTCGCACCTGCGCGAGCACCGCGACGAGCTGTACGCCCTGTCCGCGCGCACCGGCGCCACGAGGGCGGACTCGCTGGTCGACGTCGACGGCGGCATCGGCGTGCTGTTCGGCTACGCGAGCAAGGGCAAGCGCGAGCTGCCCAACGACACGGTCCACGTCGACGGCGCGGTGGAGCCGCTCAGCCGCGGCGGCACGTTCGTCGGCCAGCACGTCTGCACCCCGCTGCGGGGCGTCGCCGTGCAGATCAACGCGTTCAACTTCCCGGTCTGGGGGCCGCTGGAGAAGTTCGCCCCGGCGTTCCTCGCGGGCGTCCCGTCGCTGGTCAAGCCCGCCTCGCAGACCGCGTACGTGACGGAGAAGCTGGTGGAGCTGGTCATCGCCTCCGGGCTGCTGCCCGAGGGCTCCCTCCAACTCGTCTCGGGCGGCGCGGGCGACCTGCTCGACCACCTCACCCCGCAGGACCTGGTCGGCTTCACCGGCTCCGCGTCCACCGCCCAGCTGCTGCGCACCCACCCCGCGGTCATCCGCCACGGCGTGCGCTTCAACGCCGAGGCCGACTCGCTGAACTGCTCGATCCTCGGCCCGGACGCGGTCGAGGGCACCCCCGAGTTCGACCTGTTCGTCAAGCAGCTCGTCACCGAGATGACCGCCAAGGCCGGCCAGAAGTGCACCGCGATCCGGCGCGCCCTGGTCCCCTCGAACCTGCTGGACGCCGTGGCGGAGGCCGCGAGCGCGCGGCTGGCGAAGGTCGTCATCGGCAACCCGGCCAACGAGACCGTGCGCATGGGCGCGCTGGCCGGGCTGGAGCAGCGCGAGGAGGTCCGGCGCTCCCTCAAGGCGCTGCTGGAGGTCGGCGAGGTCGTCCACGGCTCACCGGACCGGGTGGACGTGGTGGACGCCGACGCCGAGCGCGGCGCGTTCCTGTCACCGGTGCTGCTCAAGGCCGACCCCGACCACGCCCAGCCGCACGAGGTGGAGGCGTTCGGCCCGGTGTCCACGCTGATGGCCTACGACGGCGTCGAGCACGCCGTCGAGCTGGCCGCGCGCGGCTCGGGCAGCCTGGTCGGCTCCGTCGTCACGCACGACGCGGACTTCGCGCGCGAGGTCGTGCTGGGCCTGGCGCCGTGGCACGGCCGCGTCCTCGTGCTCGACCGCGACGACGCGAAGGAGTCCACCGGCCACGGCTCGCCGCTCCCGGCGCTGGTCCACGGCGGCCCCGGCCGGGCGGGCGGGGGCGAGGAGCTGGGCGGCATCCGCGGCGTGCTGCACCACATGCAGCGCACCGCCGTGCAGGGCAGCCCCCGCGTGCTCGGCGCGGTCACCGGGCGCTGGGTCGCGGGCGCGCCGCGCACCGAGTCCGACGTGCACCCCTTCCGCAAGTCGCTGCGCGAGCTGAGGGTCGGCGACAGCGTCGTCGCCGGGCCGCGCGCCGTCACCCTGGCGGACGTCGAGCACTTCGCCGAGTTCACCGGTGACACGTTCTACGCGCACACCGACGAGGAGGCCGCGACGGCCAACCCGTTCTTCGGCGGCCGGGTCGCCCACGGCTACCTGGTGGTGTCGTTCGCGGCGGGCCTGTTCGTCTCGCCCGAGCCGGGGCCGGTGCTCGCCAACTACGGCCTGGAGAACCTGCGGTTCCTCACGCCCACGTTCCCCGGTGACGAGCTGACCGTGACGCTGACGGCGAAGCAGATCACGCCCCGCGAGGACCAGGACTACGGCGAGGTGCGCTGGGACGCCGACGTGGTGAACCAGAAGGGCGAGTCGGTCGCGAAGTACGACGTGCTGACGCTCGTGGCCAAGCGGTAG
- a CDS encoding type 2 lanthipeptide synthetase LanM family protein → MERATATAARADFPGGDWAGAFASALHPLVREAVRRDPRLDDAFARDLGARLARVAARTLVLELNLERVAGRLSGDTPQARFADFARTVDLRALFAKYPVLARLLGQTCLQAVAAHVELLDRFARDRREIVRALLGGRDPGPVARVETGRGDPHARGRSVAVLTFADGRRVVYKPRPIALHVAFADLLAWFDGHTDLGLRVPRAVARPTHGWLEFVEHAACADEAGVGRFYHRLGGLIALLYAVDGTDMHYENLVAAGDRPVLVDVETLFHPTADTTADPAARALARSVHRTAVLPSVLLGEHGALDVGGTGGDRERYAADGVAWLHPGTDRMRLVRRPAPAPTAHNRPVVDGEEAEAADYRDALLAGFRIGYDALADHRAELLGSGGEAGLLARFADLPVRFVPRMTQLYATLLDESTHPDALRGADARDDALDVLWDDSADQEVLRALVPHELADLWAGDVPLFTTRPGSRDVWTSTGQRLPGLLPVSGLAAVTAKVAALDEVDRHDQQWLISATLASRPRPVEHRTGPGLPAPVEPGIPDQQRLLVAACGIADQVLAQAAADDGRVNWVGLELVDDRYWAVSAMGAGLSNGYTGVALFLAQLGALTGAARYTGFARDALAPLPGLLAAFAEDPERAVAVGSGGMHGLGGVCYALARLANLLDDPDITDWLRTALAVAATVERVGEDPANLVEGWAGGLAAMLSVRAESGLPEAAPLARAYADRLLAASPGGDGFARGRAGVGWALLRYARATGDQRHGVAGRANLRADHALRQRLLDVTEADHSWCSGLSGAVLAHAAHPGQPVDTHTLHLDRCLNALAVHEPLRDLSLCHGELGVLESLTSLAEQGHALAAATRTRRAGLVLGVLDQYGAHCGTPGGVPSAGLLTGLSGIGYGLLRLGFPDRVPSVLLLDTLRNTHTTEENTR, encoded by the coding sequence GTGGAACGCGCCACCGCGACCGCGGCCCGTGCAGACTTCCCCGGCGGCGACTGGGCCGGGGCGTTCGCCTCCGCCCTGCACCCGCTGGTGCGCGAGGCGGTCCGCCGCGACCCGCGCCTCGACGACGCCTTCGCCCGCGACCTGGGCGCGCGGCTCGCCCGGGTCGCGGCCCGCACGCTGGTGCTGGAGCTCAACCTGGAGCGGGTCGCCGGCCGGCTCTCCGGGGACACCCCGCAGGCCCGGTTCGCCGACTTCGCGCGCACCGTGGACCTGCGCGCGCTGTTCGCCAAGTACCCCGTGCTCGCGAGGCTGCTCGGCCAGACCTGCCTCCAGGCGGTGGCGGCGCACGTCGAACTGCTCGACCGGTTCGCCCGGGACCGCCGCGAGATCGTGCGCGCCCTGCTCGGCGGCCGCGACCCCGGTCCCGTCGCGCGCGTCGAGACCGGCCGGGGCGACCCGCACGCGCGGGGCCGCTCGGTGGCCGTGCTGACCTTCGCCGACGGTCGCCGGGTCGTCTACAAGCCTCGCCCGATCGCGCTGCACGTCGCGTTCGCCGACCTGCTCGCGTGGTTCGACGGGCACACCGACCTGGGGCTGCGGGTGCCGCGCGCGGTGGCCCGGCCCACGCACGGCTGGCTGGAGTTCGTCGAGCACGCGGCGTGCGCCGACGAGGCCGGCGTCGGGCGGTTCTACCACCGGCTGGGCGGGCTGATCGCCCTGCTGTACGCGGTGGACGGCACGGACATGCACTACGAGAACCTGGTCGCGGCGGGCGACCGGCCGGTGCTGGTGGACGTGGAGACGCTGTTCCACCCGACCGCCGACACCACCGCGGACCCGGCGGCGCGCGCGCTGGCCCGGTCGGTGCACCGCACGGCCGTGCTGCCCAGCGTGCTGCTCGGCGAGCACGGCGCGCTGGACGTCGGCGGCACGGGCGGCGACCGCGAGCGGTACGCGGCCGACGGCGTGGCCTGGCTGCACCCCGGCACCGACCGGATGCGCCTGGTCCGCCGGCCCGCGCCCGCGCCGACCGCGCACAACCGACCCGTGGTGGACGGCGAGGAGGCCGAGGCCGCCGACTACCGGGACGCGCTGCTGGCCGGGTTCCGGATCGGCTACGACGCCCTCGCCGACCACCGCGCCGAGCTGCTCGGCAGCGGCGGCGAGGCCGGTCTGCTGGCCCGGTTCGCCGACCTGCCGGTGCGGTTCGTGCCGCGGATGACCCAGCTGTACGCGACGCTGCTCGACGAGTCCACCCACCCGGACGCGCTGCGCGGCGCCGACGCCCGCGACGACGCCCTCGACGTGCTGTGGGACGACTCGGCCGACCAGGAGGTGCTGCGCGCCCTCGTGCCGCACGAGCTGGCGGACCTGTGGGCGGGCGACGTGCCGCTGTTCACCACGCGGCCGGGCAGCCGCGACGTGTGGACCTCGACGGGGCAGCGGCTGCCGGGCCTGCTGCCGGTGTCCGGCCTGGCCGCCGTGACGGCGAAGGTCGCCGCGCTGGACGAGGTGGACCGGCACGACCAGCAGTGGCTGATCAGCGCCACCCTGGCGAGCCGGCCGCGCCCGGTGGAGCACCGCACCGGGCCGGGCTTGCCCGCGCCGGTGGAACCGGGCATCCCCGACCAGCAGCGGCTGCTGGTGGCCGCGTGCGGCATCGCCGACCAGGTGCTCGCGCAGGCCGCCGCCGACGACGGGCGGGTCAACTGGGTCGGGCTGGAGCTGGTGGACGACCGGTACTGGGCGGTGTCCGCCATGGGCGCGGGGCTGTCCAACGGCTACACCGGCGTCGCCCTGTTCCTCGCCCAGTTGGGCGCGCTGACCGGCGCGGCCCGCTACACCGGGTTCGCCCGCGACGCGCTCGCCCCGCTGCCCGGCCTGCTGGCCGCGTTCGCCGAGGACCCCGAGCGGGCGGTCGCGGTGGGCAGCGGCGGGATGCACGGCCTGGGCGGCGTCTGCTACGCCCTGGCGCGGCTCGCGAACCTGCTCGACGACCCCGACATCACCGACTGGCTGCGCACCGCGCTGGCCGTGGCGGCGACCGTCGAGCGGGTCGGCGAGGACCCGGCGAACCTGGTCGAGGGCTGGGCGGGCGGGCTGGCCGCGATGCTGTCGGTGCGGGCGGAGAGCGGGCTGCCGGAGGCCGCGCCGCTGGCCCGCGCCTACGCCGACCGGCTGCTCGCCGCGTCCCCCGGCGGCGACGGCTTCGCCCGCGGCCGGGCGGGGGTCGGCTGGGCGCTGCTGCGCTACGCGCGGGCGACCGGCGACCAGCGCCACGGCGTGGCCGGGCGGGCGAACCTGCGCGCCGACCACGCGCTGCGCCAGCGCCTGCTGGACGTGACCGAGGCCGACCACAGCTGGTGCTCCGGCCTGTCCGGCGCGGTGCTCGCGCACGCCGCGCACCCCGGCCAGCCGGTCGACACGCACACCCTGCACCTGGACCGCTGCCTCAACGCCCTCGCCGTGCACGAACCGCTGCGCGACCTGAGCCTGTGCCACGGCGAGCTGGGCGTGCTGGAGTCGCTGACCTCGCTCGCCGAGCAGGGGCACGCGCTGGCCGCGGCCACGCGGACCCGGCGCGCCGGCCTCGTGCTCGGCGTGCTCGACCAGTACGGGGCTCACTGCGGCACGCCCGGCGGCGTACCGTCTGCCGGGCTGCTGACCGGTCTCTCCGGAATCGGCTACGGGCTGCTCCGGCTGGGCTTCCCCGACCGGGTGCCGTCCGTGCTGCTGCTCGACACCCTGCGGAACACACACACCACCGAGGAGAACACCCGATGA
- a CDS encoding helix-turn-helix transcriptional regulator: protein MHTRAPVVVGRDEEVRVLQQVLADAEARRGRAVFLVGEPGIGKTRLARFAAAGAFDRGMRVLRGRGSTIGPIVPFRPLAEALMSLLRAGDGPDLRELGPYQSALGRLVPEWGVEEQRQVPSVVVLAEAVLRLLAVVGRDRPCLLVLEDLHDADVETMAVVDYLVDNLDQVPAALLVTTRADPGPTLDVVRLAAQREAGVLLELGRLDEGQVRRMVALCLEVDDRRVPDEVVERVWADSAGNPFVVEEILHGLVNGNLLVRGPGGWQVLGELRIGVPSALVRSVAHRTDRLGPQGRELLSAAAVLGHRFPLSVLRVVVGMDDRTMLSHLHAGVAAQLVTPDEPVPDWYAFRHPMTAEALLAQLPPPHRAELARRTADAVRRLHPDLPGEWCALVASLRLDAGQTAEAGALLAEAGRRALADGAAGSAVRLLDHAHRLLASGVDVSVRAEVLDSLLPALAEAGQFERAFALVDAVAELSAAGLDRGRRADLHARLAMVANTAGRWTDAIAHVGTARTLLGADADDEREARLDALAAYTTMHLDEPNRIEATEFLARRAVDAAERVPLPEVGCEAWQLLGVLARERDLGEAAECFGRARALAEEHGLTIPRVHSVVRQASLAWLADGSPAELAEAREEALRVGAINLAYNVDCILGLDMVLRGHYDEAADRLARIAADTRRLQLKHLTLYVLMAQATAAAHQGRRAEVDAAIEAFDRVGGVGSQERPLCFGLARAFCALLEEDRAAAGQDLARAMAHEAETPTVYHLSGRHGMRLLLGALSGELDLDGYHAVTRSAAAGMRWNRVFARFALAVLLGRAGREAEAARAVREAREAASAFPLARNLGLRLVAEGAVADGWGEPVAWLRTAEEYFHQAGHAAVASACRGLLRQVGASVPQRRTGTDRVPRVLRALGVTVREFEVLELLAGRLGNKAIATRLHISPRTVEKHVASLITKTSQRDREALSCFAASLGPADRPW, encoded by the coding sequence ATGCACACCCGCGCGCCGGTCGTGGTCGGCCGCGACGAAGAGGTCCGCGTCCTCCAGCAGGTGCTGGCCGACGCCGAGGCGCGTCGCGGTCGTGCCGTGTTCCTCGTCGGGGAGCCGGGCATCGGGAAGACCCGGTTGGCGCGCTTCGCCGCCGCCGGCGCGTTCGACCGCGGGATGCGGGTGCTCCGCGGGCGCGGCAGCACCATCGGGCCGATCGTGCCGTTCCGGCCGCTGGCCGAGGCGCTGATGTCCTTGTTGCGCGCGGGTGACGGCCCGGACCTGCGGGAGCTCGGCCCCTACCAGTCGGCGCTGGGGCGGTTGGTGCCCGAGTGGGGTGTCGAGGAGCAGCGGCAGGTGCCCTCGGTGGTGGTGCTCGCCGAGGCGGTGCTGCGGCTGCTGGCCGTGGTCGGCCGGGACCGGCCGTGCCTGCTGGTGCTGGAGGACCTGCACGACGCGGACGTCGAGACGATGGCCGTCGTCGACTACCTGGTGGACAACCTCGACCAGGTGCCCGCCGCGCTGCTGGTGACCACCCGCGCGGACCCCGGGCCGACGCTCGACGTGGTGCGCCTGGCCGCGCAGCGGGAGGCCGGCGTGCTGCTGGAGCTGGGCCGGTTGGACGAGGGCCAGGTGCGCCGGATGGTGGCGCTGTGCCTGGAGGTCGACGACCGCCGCGTGCCCGACGAGGTCGTCGAGCGGGTGTGGGCGGACAGCGCGGGCAACCCGTTCGTGGTCGAGGAGATCCTGCACGGCCTGGTCAACGGCAACCTGCTGGTGCGCGGCCCCGGTGGGTGGCAGGTGCTGGGCGAGCTGCGCATCGGCGTGCCGTCCGCGCTGGTGCGGTCGGTCGCGCACCGCACCGACCGGCTCGGCCCGCAGGGCCGCGAGCTGCTGTCGGCCGCCGCGGTGCTGGGGCACCGGTTCCCGCTGTCGGTGCTGCGCGTGGTCGTCGGCATGGACGACCGGACCATGCTGTCGCACCTGCACGCGGGGGTGGCGGCGCAGCTCGTGACGCCGGACGAGCCCGTGCCCGACTGGTACGCGTTCCGGCACCCGATGACGGCCGAGGCGCTGCTCGCCCAGCTGCCGCCGCCGCACCGGGCGGAGCTGGCGCGGCGGACGGCGGACGCCGTGCGGCGGCTGCACCCGGACCTGCCCGGCGAGTGGTGCGCGCTGGTGGCGTCGCTGCGGCTGGACGCCGGGCAGACCGCCGAGGCGGGCGCGCTGCTGGCCGAGGCGGGCAGGCGTGCGCTGGCCGACGGCGCCGCCGGGTCCGCGGTGCGGCTGCTGGACCACGCGCACCGGCTGCTGGCCAGCGGGGTGGACGTGTCGGTCCGCGCCGAGGTGCTGGACTCGCTGCTGCCCGCGCTGGCCGAGGCGGGCCAGTTCGAGCGGGCGTTCGCGCTGGTCGACGCGGTGGCCGAGCTGAGCGCCGCGGGCCTGGACCGGGGACGGCGGGCCGACCTGCACGCCAGGCTCGCGATGGTCGCCAACACCGCCGGCCGGTGGACCGACGCCATCGCGCACGTGGGGACGGCGCGCACCCTGCTCGGCGCGGACGCGGACGACGAGCGCGAGGCGCGGCTCGACGCGCTGGCCGCCTACACCACGATGCACCTGGACGAGCCGAACCGGATCGAGGCCACCGAGTTCCTGGCCCGGCGCGCGGTCGACGCGGCGGAGCGGGTGCCGCTGCCCGAGGTGGGCTGCGAGGCGTGGCAACTGCTGGGCGTGCTGGCGCGGGAGCGGGACCTGGGCGAGGCGGCCGAGTGCTTCGGCCGGGCGCGGGCGCTGGCCGAGGAGCACGGGCTGACCATCCCGCGAGTCCACTCGGTGGTCCGGCAAGCGAGCCTGGCGTGGCTGGCCGACGGGTCGCCGGCCGAGCTGGCCGAGGCGCGCGAGGAGGCGCTGCGGGTCGGCGCGATCAACCTGGCGTACAACGTGGACTGCATCCTCGGGCTGGACATGGTGCTGCGCGGGCACTACGACGAGGCGGCGGACCGACTGGCCCGGATCGCCGCGGACACCCGCCGGCTCCAGCTCAAGCACCTGACGCTGTACGTGCTGATGGCGCAGGCGACCGCGGCGGCGCACCAGGGCAGGCGGGCCGAGGTGGACGCCGCGATCGAGGCGTTCGACCGGGTGGGCGGGGTCGGCTCGCAGGAGCGTCCGCTGTGCTTCGGGTTGGCGCGGGCGTTCTGCGCGCTGCTGGAGGAGGACCGGGCGGCGGCCGGTCAGGACCTGGCGCGGGCGATGGCGCACGAGGCGGAGACGCCGACGGTGTACCACCTGTCCGGCCGGCACGGGATGCGGTTGCTGCTGGGCGCGCTGTCCGGCGAGCTGGACCTGGACGGGTACCACGCGGTGACGCGGTCGGCCGCGGCCGGGATGCGGTGGAATCGGGTGTTCGCCCGGTTCGCGCTGGCCGTGCTGCTGGGTCGGGCGGGGCGCGAGGCGGAGGCGGCGCGGGCGGTGCGCGAGGCCCGGGAGGCGGCGTCGGCCTTCCCGCTGGCCCGGAACCTGGGGCTGCGCCTGGTCGCCGAGGGCGCGGTGGCCGACGGCTGGGGCGAGCCCGTGGCGTGGCTGCGGACCGCCGAGGAGTACTTCCACCAGGCCGGTCACGCGGCGGTGGCCAGCGCGTGCCGCGGGCTGCTGCGCCAGGTGGGCGCGTCGGTGCCGCAGCGCCGCACCGGCACCGACCGGGTGCCCCGCGTGCTGCGCGCGCTGGGCGTGACGGTGCGCGAGTTCGAGGTGCTGGAGCTGCTGGCGGGCCGGTTGGGCAACAAGGCCATCGCGACCCGGCTGCACATCTCGCCGCGCACGGTGGAGAAGCACGTGGCGAGCCTGATCACGAAGACCTCGCAGCGGGACCGCGAGGCGCTCAGCTGCTTCGCGGCGTCCCTCGGACCCGCCGACCGGCCCTGGTGA
- a CDS encoding MOSC domain-containing protein: MPHVLSLNVGSRAGCDQAEVGHTGIGKRPVTTPVEVRAPGPAGVGGSGLVGDHISDLRHHGGDHRAVYAYAREDLDGWAAELGRDLPPGLFGENLTTVGVDVSGARIGERWRVGDLVVQVTSPRIPCRTFAAVIGERGWVKAFTRRAAPGAYLRVVEPATIAAGDEVVVVHRPGHGVTVRTAFQALTLRPELLPDLLAAGDDLPEELRRRVGRRLPDPA, from the coding sequence ATGCCCCACGTGCTCTCGCTCAACGTCGGTTCCCGGGCCGGGTGCGACCAGGCGGAGGTCGGTCACACCGGCATCGGCAAGCGCCCCGTGACCACGCCCGTCGAGGTCCGCGCGCCGGGCCCCGCCGGTGTCGGCGGCAGCGGCCTGGTCGGCGACCACATCTCCGACCTGCGCCACCACGGCGGCGACCACCGGGCGGTGTACGCCTACGCGCGCGAGGACCTGGACGGGTGGGCGGCCGAGCTGGGCCGCGACCTCCCGCCGGGGCTGTTCGGGGAGAACCTGACCACGGTCGGCGTGGACGTGTCCGGCGCGCGCATCGGCGAGCGGTGGCGCGTCGGCGACCTCGTGGTGCAGGTCACGAGCCCGCGCATCCCGTGCCGGACGTTCGCGGCCGTGATCGGCGAGCGCGGGTGGGTGAAGGCGTTCACGCGGCGGGCCGCGCCCGGCGCGTACCTGCGGGTGGTCGAGCCGGCGACGATCGCGGCGGGTGACGAGGTCGTGGTGGTGCACCGGCCGGGGCACGGCGTGACGGTGCGGACGGCGTTCCAGGCCCTCACGCTGCGCCCGGAGCTGCTGCCCGACCTGCTCGCGGCCGGGGACGACCTGCCGGAGGAGCTGCGGCGCCGGGTCGGGCGGCGGCTGCCCGACCCGGCGTGA
- a CDS encoding LacI family DNA-binding transcriptional regulator encodes MTQRRLAEVAAKVGVSEATVSRVLNGKPGVSDATRSAVLTALDVLGYERPTQLRGERARLVGLVLPELQNPIFPAFADVIGNALAQRGFTPVLCTRTAGGVTEADYLELLFEQHVSGVVFAGGQYAQADASHEHYRQMTRRKLPAVLVNAAIDDLGFPRVSCDDAVAVEQAFGHLVALGHVRIGAVLGPTDHMPSRRKLTALAACASAAGVELFEEHAMFSLEGGQAATTRLLHRGVTAVLCASDPLALGAVRAVRRQGLNVPRDVSVVGYDDSPLMTCTEPPLTTVRQPIEAMGRAAVELLANQIAGTPVPDEELLFEPELVVRSSTAPAPR; translated from the coding sequence ATGACGCAACGGCGGTTGGCCGAAGTGGCCGCGAAGGTCGGCGTGAGCGAGGCGACGGTCAGTCGGGTCCTCAACGGCAAGCCCGGTGTGTCCGACGCGACGCGGTCGGCGGTGCTGACCGCCCTCGACGTGCTCGGGTACGAACGGCCCACCCAGCTGCGCGGCGAACGCGCGCGGCTCGTCGGCCTGGTGCTGCCGGAACTCCAGAACCCGATCTTCCCCGCGTTCGCCGACGTAATCGGCAACGCCCTGGCGCAGCGCGGTTTCACCCCGGTGCTGTGCACCCGGACGGCCGGCGGCGTGACCGAGGCGGACTACCTGGAGCTGCTGTTCGAACAGCACGTGTCGGGCGTGGTGTTCGCGGGCGGCCAGTACGCGCAGGCCGACGCCTCGCACGAGCACTACCGCCAGATGACGCGCCGCAAGCTGCCCGCCGTGCTGGTGAACGCCGCGATCGACGACCTCGGCTTCCCGCGCGTGTCGTGCGACGACGCGGTGGCCGTCGAGCAGGCGTTCGGGCACCTGGTCGCGCTCGGGCACGTGCGGATCGGCGCGGTGCTCGGCCCGACCGACCACATGCCGTCCCGGCGCAAGCTGACCGCGCTGGCCGCGTGCGCGTCGGCGGCGGGCGTGGAGCTGTTCGAGGAGCACGCCATGTTCTCCCTCGAAGGCGGCCAGGCCGCGACGACCCGCCTGCTCCACCGCGGCGTCACGGCGGTCCTGTGCGCCTCGGACCCGCTGGCGCTGGGCGCGGTGCGCGCCGTGCGCCGCCAGGGGCTCAACGTGCCGCGCGACGTGTCCGTGGTCGGCTACGACGACTCGCCCCTCATGACCTGCACGGAACCGCCGCTGACCACGGTCCGGCAGCCCATCGAGGCGATGGGCCGCGCCGCCGTGGAGCTGCTCGCCAACCAGATCGCGGGCACCCCGGTGCCGGACGAGGAACTCCTCTTCGAGCCCGAGCTGGTGGTCCGCTCCTCCACGGCCCCGGCCCCCCGCTGA